Proteins from one Candidatus Aegiribacteria sp. genomic window:
- a CDS encoding LptF/LptG family permease, producing MKKLQVYTLREFISPFLLSAGIFTFVMLLDKLLDLLDMIVSKGVPVRTVVEVFLLLLPSMVAVVIPMGVLAGVLMAVGRMESDLEVTAMKSSGISIFMLIKPLMLAAIVLAATMVLFNNYVLPDANHLAKNLLLDIGTMRPAAKIIPGMFVEDIENYRIIVEEKDDLTGELSNVVIHERIPGMPGRTITALKGKMEPVSANRFRLLLTDGQMHELSESGEYRKLDFAIYTVEITRSEELIRQNRDNRGDRELSAGHMRALVDSLQMQADTFEDSLICTGSAPILAMMNDSSISRGRGIFPPPDSVDARTYFNLSRNFMAQQSSDLRILADRKASLQRSISRYRVEIQKKYSIPFACIVFVLLGIPLGLSTRKGNAGIALGVSLLVILVYYLFLIAGEQLADRRMMSAFLSMWLPNIILGAFGTVLTIRSLHEGNPLPLGRLTAALVSFFRRFSGRHEINASNGMRDRGSR from the coding sequence ATGAAAAAACTGCAAGTTTACACATTAAGGGAATTCATTTCACCCTTTCTTCTTTCCGCGGGTATCTTCACCTTTGTAATGCTGCTGGACAAACTGCTGGATCTTCTCGATATGATAGTAAGCAAAGGGGTACCGGTAAGAACCGTTGTGGAAGTTTTCCTGCTGCTGCTTCCCTCAATGGTGGCGGTCGTGATCCCCATGGGAGTTCTGGCCGGTGTGCTCATGGCGGTTGGCAGAATGGAATCCGACCTTGAAGTGACCGCAATGAAATCATCGGGCATAAGCATCTTCATGCTGATCAAACCCCTCATGCTGGCCGCAATTGTCCTCGCTGCAACCATGGTACTTTTCAATAACTACGTTCTGCCGGACGCGAACCACCTCGCCAAGAACCTCCTTCTTGATATCGGCACCATGCGACCGGCCGCCAAGATCATCCCGGGGATGTTCGTGGAAGATATCGAGAATTACAGGATAATTGTCGAAGAAAAGGATGACTTAACCGGCGAACTGTCGAATGTTGTTATACATGAACGGATTCCCGGCATGCCCGGGAGAACGATCACAGCCCTCAAGGGGAAAATGGAGCCGGTTTCCGCGAACCGTTTCCGTCTTCTCCTCACCGATGGACAGATGCATGAACTATCGGAATCAGGTGAGTACAGAAAACTGGATTTCGCGATATATACCGTTGAAATAACCAGATCCGAAGAGCTGATCAGGCAGAACAGGGACAACCGTGGGGACAGGGAGCTTTCCGCGGGCCATATGCGAGCTCTTGTTGATTCTCTTCAGATGCAGGCTGATACATTCGAGGATTCACTTATCTGCACCGGCAGCGCCCCCATTCTTGCCATGATGAATGATTCATCAATATCCAGAGGAAGGGGTATCTTTCCTCCTCCTGACAGCGTTGACGCTCGCACATACTTCAATCTGTCAAGGAATTTCATGGCGCAGCAATCAAGTGACCTTCGTATCCTGGCGGACAGAAAGGCTTCACTGCAGCGGAGCATAAGCAGATACAGGGTGGAAATACAGAAAAAATACTCCATACCTTTTGCGTGTATAGTATTCGTGCTTCTTGGTATCCCGCTTGGGTTGTCAACCAGGAAGGGCAACGCCGGTATTGCACTTGGAGTAAGCTTGCTGGTTATTCTTGTCTACTACCTTTTCCTCATAGCCGGAGAACAGCTTGCGGACAGAAGGATGATGTCCGCATTCCTCTCAATGTGGCTGCCGAATATCATACTGGGCGCCTTTGGGACAGTTCTGACCATCAGGAGCCTCCATGAAGGCAACCCGCTGCCTCTGGGAAGGCTGACCGCAGCATTAGTATCTTTTTTCAGAAGATTCAGCGGCAGGCATGAAATAAATGCTTCCAATGGTATGCGGGATCGCGGTTCAAGATGA
- the tadA gene encoding Flp pilus assembly complex ATPase component TadA — MNIKIGQLLLNSGIISNKQLEQALSRQSEDNNRLGFHLVQIQAISEADLNKFLARQQSIESSNLDKEDIDEDVINLITGDIARRYEVIPINRDGRKLIVAMTDPNNLFAIDDLRFSLGMDIEPHICASSMIKRALSKFYADSEAIVPIDEKNRNNSIHTSLADIDDDGLDADADMLIGDEVFESMIIQSDEEEEVEEDDLDFEIADSPVVKLVNSLIADAVRRGASDIHFEPFERFVRVRFRIDGVLHEVMRPSRKYRSAMVSRLKILGGMDIADHNLPQDGRQKILVGKRFVDLRLATLPTLFGEKVEVRLLDRSAVILDLEKLGFEEEPLKEFRKGIKRPFGIVLVTGPTGCGKTTTLYSAITELNDIGVNIMTAENPVEFNLKGINQVQMNSDVGLTFANALRAYLRQDPDIIMVGEIRDKETCEIAIRAALTGHLVLSTTHTNDAPSTINRLIDMGTEPFMLSTSVVCIASQRLIRKICPKCKTQIHVPDDVFADAGIDAERFRNIKLYEGTGCSYCNNTGYKGRIGIFEVMRIDDDIRRLIESDASSIELEKVALEKGMVNLREAAIRKLETGLTTFDEVLRETIANS; from the coding sequence ATGAACATAAAGATCGGCCAGCTACTTCTGAACTCTGGCATTATCTCAAACAAGCAGCTTGAACAGGCTCTCAGTAGACAGAGTGAAGATAATAACAGACTGGGATTCCACCTGGTCCAAATCCAGGCCATTTCCGAAGCTGATCTTAATAAATTTCTTGCAAGACAGCAGAGTATCGAGAGTTCAAATCTCGATAAAGAAGATATCGACGAAGATGTAATTAACCTGATAACAGGTGATATCGCCAGAAGGTATGAAGTTATTCCCATCAATCGAGATGGCAGAAAGCTGATTGTAGCCATGACCGACCCCAACAACCTCTTCGCGATTGACGATCTCAGATTTTCACTGGGAATGGATATTGAACCCCACATATGTGCCTCGAGCATGATAAAACGGGCTCTGTCGAAATTTTACGCTGATTCCGAAGCCATCGTACCGATCGATGAGAAAAACAGGAACAACAGTATACATACTTCTCTTGCGGATATTGATGATGATGGTTTAGATGCGGATGCGGACATGCTTATCGGTGATGAAGTATTTGAATCCATGATTATACAGAGTGATGAGGAAGAGGAAGTAGAGGAAGATGACCTTGATTTTGAAATAGCTGATTCTCCCGTTGTCAAACTCGTAAACAGTCTTATAGCGGATGCTGTAAGAAGGGGGGCCAGCGATATTCACTTCGAACCCTTTGAGAGATTCGTGAGGGTCAGGTTCAGGATAGATGGTGTCCTTCATGAGGTCATGCGTCCCAGCAGGAAATACAGATCAGCTATGGTCAGCCGCCTCAAGATCCTTGGAGGAATGGATATTGCCGACCATAATCTTCCGCAGGATGGAAGGCAGAAGATATTGGTAGGCAAAAGATTTGTTGACCTCAGGCTCGCGACTCTGCCTACGCTTTTCGGTGAGAAAGTTGAAGTGAGGCTTCTTGACCGCAGCGCTGTTATTCTTGACCTTGAGAAGCTTGGATTCGAAGAGGAGCCACTCAAGGAATTCAGAAAAGGCATCAAGAGACCATTTGGAATTGTACTTGTCACCGGGCCTACTGGATGCGGAAAAACAACCACGCTGTATTCCGCCATTACCGAGCTTAACGATATTGGCGTTAACATAATGACCGCTGAGAACCCGGTTGAGTTCAATCTTAAGGGTATTAACCAGGTCCAGATGAATTCCGATGTCGGATTGACTTTCGCCAACGCTCTCAGAGCATACCTGAGGCAGGATCCTGACATAATCATGGTCGGAGAAATAAGGGATAAGGAAACCTGTGAGATCGCTATTAGAGCCGCTCTGACCGGTCACCTGGTGCTTTCAACTACCCATACCAACGATGCTCCAAGCACCATCAACAGGCTGATTGACATGGGTACTGAACCCTTCATGCTCAGTACATCAGTGGTTTGTATAGCCTCTCAGAGGCTTATCCGAAAGATATGTCCCAAATGCAAGACTCAAATACATGTTCCCGATGATGTTTTCGCTGACGCTGGAATTGACGCTGAAAGGTTCAGGAATATCAAATTGTACGAAGGCACAGGCTGTTCGTACTGCAACAATACCGGTTACAAGGGTAGAATTGGTATTTTTGAGGTTATGCGAATAGACGATGACATAAGGCGCCTGATAGAGAGTGATGCCAGCAGCATAGAGCTCGAAAAAGTAGCGCTGGAAAAGGGCATGGTGAACCTCAGAGAAGCTGCTATCAGGAAGCTGGAAACCGGGCTTACTACGTTCGATGAAGTCCTAAGAGAAACAATTGCGAACTCTTAA
- the tadA gene encoding Flp pilus assembly complex ATPase component TadA, which produces MLSRLAMMLLESGMVTQDNIDQVLSSYGPGEIELADQLVAMGVVPEDLITEFLAEIYSVKPVFLNELEFDPLLAQSLPDETARKYLLVPFKEDKEYFYIGMGSPGDLYAVDDVKFAVGKEVIVYASAPSAIRRAQNDLYGKQDSLVSVKDQLDDYEEELDDLEVVQTLGYEDEEEGYEDSNLEDEYSHIMEGPIVGFVNAIIAKAVRTEVSDIHIEPYEKYLRIRYRRDGKCFVVRKLPKKVQPQILSRLKIMAKMNIAERRKTQDGRIKAVIDGRSIDFRVSAVPTVNGEKIVLRILDRGSLEFDLRELGFPEDALKVFMQGVSSPYGIVLVTGPTGSGKTTTLYSALSSLNTENRNIHTAEEPVEYNIEGLTQTQIDFSMGYDFATALRAILRQDPNIIMVGEIRDLETASIAIKAALTGHLVFSTIHTNDAPSTVNRLIDIGIKPFLVASSVRTIMAQRLVRKICKNCKRPHEYSDDEYLAAGVDPAEMVGHTTYKGKGCSKCGGSGYRGRIGLYEVLPIDKNIKQAIIEKVTAGQLRVLGVKNGMRTLRMDAIAKLKAGITTLDEVTKIVEDDLEVTKAMKELKSRTG; this is translated from the coding sequence TTGCTTAGCAGATTGGCGATGATGCTTCTGGAATCCGGAATGGTCACGCAGGATAATATTGACCAGGTCTTGAGCTCGTACGGCCCGGGCGAAATTGAGCTTGCCGACCAGCTGGTTGCGATGGGCGTTGTACCTGAAGACCTTATCACCGAATTCCTGGCCGAAATATATTCCGTTAAGCCAGTATTTCTTAATGAGCTGGAATTCGATCCCCTGCTTGCACAATCACTCCCGGACGAAACCGCGCGAAAATATCTTCTTGTTCCATTTAAAGAAGACAAGGAATATTTTTACATTGGCATGGGGTCGCCGGGGGATCTGTACGCAGTTGATGATGTTAAGTTCGCTGTAGGAAAAGAAGTCATCGTTTATGCATCAGCTCCGTCCGCTATCAGAAGGGCACAGAACGACCTTTACGGCAAACAGGATTCCCTCGTATCGGTAAAAGACCAGCTGGATGACTATGAAGAGGAACTTGATGACCTTGAAGTAGTGCAGACTCTTGGTTACGAAGATGAGGAAGAGGGATACGAGGATAGCAATCTCGAGGATGAATACTCACATATTATGGAAGGCCCCATAGTCGGTTTTGTAAATGCCATAATTGCCAAAGCCGTACGTACCGAAGTCAGTGATATTCATATAGAGCCTTACGAGAAATACCTCCGTATAAGATACAGGCGCGACGGTAAGTGCTTCGTGGTCAGAAAGCTTCCCAAGAAAGTGCAGCCTCAGATATTAAGCAGACTGAAAATAATGGCAAAAATGAATATAGCAGAGAGAAGAAAAACACAGGATGGTCGTATCAAGGCAGTAATCGATGGAAGATCAATTGACTTCCGTGTCAGCGCGGTCCCTACGGTTAACGGCGAGAAGATCGTTCTGCGTATTCTTGACAGGGGCAGCCTGGAGTTTGACCTGAGGGAACTTGGCTTTCCTGAAGACGCGCTGAAAGTATTCATGCAGGGAGTCAGCTCTCCATACGGTATTGTTCTGGTTACGGGCCCCACCGGAAGCGGCAAGACAACGACACTGTATTCTGCCCTGAGTTCGCTGAACACGGAGAACAGGAACATTCACACCGCTGAAGAACCGGTGGAATACAATATAGAAGGCTTAACTCAAACACAGATAGATTTCAGTATGGGATACGATTTCGCCACGGCTCTAAGGGCAATCCTCCGGCAGGACCCCAACATAATCATGGTGGGCGAAATTAGAGATCTGGAGACAGCGAGCATCGCGATAAAAGCTGCGCTCACCGGTCATCTTGTTTTTTCCACAATACACACCAACGACGCTCCCAGTACAGTGAACAGGTTGATCGATATAGGTATTAAACCATTCCTGGTTGCGTCATCTGTTCGAACAATCATGGCCCAGAGACTTGTCAGGAAAATCTGCAAAAATTGCAAGAGACCCCATGAGTACTCGGATGATGAATATCTGGCAGCGGGTGTTGACCCTGCTGAAATGGTTGGACATACAACATATAAAGGCAAAGGCTGCAGTAAATGTGGAGGCTCCGGTTACAGAGGAAGAATAGGGCTTTACGAAGTACTGCCAATTGATAAGAATATAAAACAGGCTATAATTGAAAAGGTCACTGCGGGCCAGTTACGTGTTTTGGGTGTGAAAAACGGGATGAGAACTCTCAGAATGGATGCTATTGCGAAGCTGAAGGCGGGTATTACAACACTTGATGAGGTTACCAAAATAGTTGAGGACGATCTGGAAGTGACAAAGGCCATGAAAGAATTGAAGAGCAGAACCGGTTAG
- a CDS encoding type IV pilus twitching motility protein PilT: protein MIIKTLLKEMMERRATDLHLTVGTPPVVRIDGELERMEYDPLTAQDTQNLIYSLLKDEQKKRFELEKELDFAFGIKGLSRFRANVFFQRGCVASAIRSIPHEILSFDELGVPHAVETFAEKRQGLILVTGPTGCGKSTTLASIIRKVNATRHCHIITIEDPIEYVHHHDKGIINQREIGQDTKSYGNSLRYVLRQDPDVVLIGEMRDMETMQVALNIAETGHLTMATLHTNSTYESINRIIDSFPAQSQDQVRSQLSFVTIGVLTQQLVPKARGTGRALAAEVLVCNPAVKATIRQDKLHQIYGLMQAGHKHGMRTMNQSLFELYKKKEITREVALERSHDIGELEQMIATGREII, encoded by the coding sequence ATGATTATTAAAACTCTGTTAAAGGAAATGATGGAAAGAAGGGCCACTGATCTTCATCTTACGGTTGGAACCCCTCCCGTTGTCAGGATAGACGGTGAGCTGGAAAGGATGGAGTACGATCCTCTTACTGCTCAGGATACACAGAATCTTATTTACAGCCTTCTCAAGGATGAACAGAAAAAAAGATTTGAGCTTGAGAAGGAGCTTGACTTCGCCTTCGGAATAAAAGGCCTCTCAAGGTTCAGAGCCAACGTATTTTTTCAGAGGGGCTGCGTTGCCAGTGCCATCAGATCCATTCCACATGAGATACTTTCATTCGATGAACTCGGAGTTCCGCATGCTGTAGAAACTTTCGCGGAGAAACGCCAGGGTCTGATTCTTGTCACCGGCCCTACAGGATGCGGTAAATCCACTACACTTGCCTCAATAATCAGAAAGGTCAACGCAACAAGGCATTGCCATATAATCACGATAGAGGACCCTATAGAATACGTGCACCATCACGATAAGGGTATCATCAATCAGAGGGAGATAGGGCAGGATACAAAGTCCTATGGAAATTCGCTGAGATATGTACTCAGGCAGGATCCCGATGTGGTACTTATTGGTGAGATGAGGGATATGGAAACCATGCAGGTAGCACTGAACATCGCGGAAACAGGCCACCTTACAATGGCTACACTGCATACCAATTCCACTTACGAATCCATCAACAGAATTATTGACTCGTTTCCAGCGCAAAGCCAGGATCAGGTAAGAAGCCAGTTGTCATTTGTAACTATAGGCGTTCTTACGCAGCAACTGGTTCCAAAGGCCAGAGGAACGGGCAGGGCGCTGGCGGCGGAGGTTCTTGTCTGTAATCCGGCGGTTAAAGCGACTATTCGACAGGATAAGCTTCACCAGATATACGGACTTATGCAGGCAGGTCACAAACACGGTATGAGGACCATGAACCAGTCTTTATTTGAACTGTACAAGAAGAAGGAAATCACGAGAGAAGTTGCCCTGGAGCGTTCCCACGATATCGGGGAACTTGAACAGATGATAGCAACCGGCAGAGAGATTATTTAG